In the Hordeum vulgare subsp. vulgare chromosome 7H, MorexV3_pseudomolecules_assembly, whole genome shotgun sequence genome, one interval contains:
- the LOC123412447 gene encoding palmitoyl-acyl carrier protein thioesterase, chloroplastic-like — protein MAGSIAASAFFPGSPAVPPPPKSALGERPDSLDVRGIAAKQASSSSAVRAGRTRAHAAVPKVNGGAGKSALADAEHDTMSSAAPRTFYNQLPDWSMLLAAITTIFFAAEKQWTLLDWKPKRPDMLVDTLGFGTIVHDGFMFRQNFSIRSYEIGADRTASIETLMNHLQETALNHVKVVGLLGDGFGSTPEMSKRNLFWVVSQMQAIVERYPCWGDTVEVNTWVGAHGKNGMRRDWHIRDSVTGHTVLKATSKWVMMNKLTRKLARIPDEVRTEIEPFFSEYAAIEDQDHQKLPKLPEHDRPTSAKYVRTGLTPRWADLDINQHVNNVKYIGWILESAPISILENHELASIVLDYKRECGRNSVLQSHTTVHTDCTDESGETTLHCEHLLSLESGPTIVKARTMWRPKGAKSQETASLSW, from the exons ATGGCCGGGTCCATCGCGGCCTCGGCCTTCTTCCCGGGGTCTCCGGCGGTGCCGCCGCCGCCCAAGAGCGCCCTCGGCGAGCGTCCGGACAGCCTGGACGTCCGCGGCATCGCCGCGAAGCAGGCCTCGTCATCCTCCGCCGTGAGGGCCGGCAGGACGCGCGCCCACGCGGCCGTCCCCAAGGTGAACGGCGGCGCCGGCAAGTCCGCGCTGGCGGACGCGGAGCACGATACCATGTCCTCGGCGGCGCCCAGGACGTTCTACAACCAGCTGCCCGACTGGAGCATGCTCCTCGCGGCCATCACCaccatcttcttcgccgccgAGAAGCAGTGGACGCTGCTCGACTGGAAGCCCAAGCGGCCCGACATGCTCGTCGACACGCTGGGTTTCGGCACCATTGTACACGACGGGTTCATGTTCAGGCAGAACTTCTCCATCAGGTCCTATGAGATTGGGGCTGACAGGACGGCGTCCATTGAGACGCTCATGAACCATCTGCAG GAAACTGCACTCAATCATGTGAAGGTGGTTGGGCTGCTCGGAGATGGTTTTGGTTCCACACCGGAGATGAGTAAAAGGAACTTGTTCTGGGTTGTCAGCCAAATGCAGGCGATCGTCGAGCGTTATCCATGCTG GGGTGATACTGTTGAGGTGAACACTTGGGTTGGGGCTCACGGTAAAAACGGAATGCGTCGAGACTGGCATATACGTGATTCTGTGACGGGCCATACAGTACTGAAGGCTACAAG TAAATGGGTTATGATGAACAAGCTAACTAGAAAGCTTGCAAGAATTCCAGATGAAGTACGGACTGAAATAGAGCCGTTCTTTTCTGAGTATGCTGCTATTGAAGACCAAGACCACCAAAAACTTCCAAAACTGCCAGAGCATGACCGTCCTACCTCAGCTAAATATGTCCGGACAGGCCTGACT CCTCGGTGGGCTGATCTTGATATCAATCAGCATGTCAATAATGTTAAATACATTGGCTGGATCCTTGAG agcgcgccaATCTCCATTCTGGAGAACCATGAACTGGCGAGCATAGTCCTTGACTACAAAAGGGAGTGCGGCCGGAACAGCGTCCTGCAGTCGCACACCACCGTGCACACCGACTGCACCGACGAGTCCGGGGAAACAACTTTGCACTGCGAGCATCTGCTGAGCCTGGAATCAGGACCTACCATCGTGAAGGCCCGGACCATGTGGCGGCCAAAGGGAGCCAAGTCCCAGGAAACGGCGTCTCTGTCGTGGTGA